Proteins from one Mercurialis annua linkage group LG7, ddMerAnnu1.2, whole genome shotgun sequence genomic window:
- the LOC126655488 gene encoding SAL1 phosphatase codes for MKCINGISSTLIKPKFRSPFNPKTSTSSLLPFRPLCVSMSYDKELAAAKKAASLSARLCQKVQKALLNSDVQSKSDQSPVTVADYGSQALVSFVLQRELSSQPFSLVAEEDSEDLRKDDAVETLERITKLVNDTLASDGSYDVSPLTKEDVLRAIDSGKSDGGSHGRHWVLDPIDGTKGFVRGDQYAIALGMLDEGKVVLGTLACPNLPLTSIADAKKDATHDEVGCLFYAELGTGTYMQSLDSSSAVKVQVSAIENPEEASFFESYEAAHSMHDLSSSIAKNLGVKAPPVRIDSQAKYGALSRGDGAIYLRFPRAGYREKIWDHAAGYIVVTEAGGVATDAAGNPLDFSRGRYLDLDTGIIVTNQKLMPSLLKAVKESLEEKASSL; via the exons ATGAAGTGTATAAATGGCATAAGCTCAACTCTCATTAAACCCAAATTCAGAAGCCCATTCAATCCTAAAACCTCAACTTCTTCGCTACTGCCATTCAGACCTCTCTGTGTTTCAATGTCTTATGACAAGGAGCTCGCTGCTGCCAAAAAGGCTGCTTCTCTCTCTGCTCGTCTCTGCCAG AAGGTGCAAAAAGCTCTGTTGAATTCAGATGTCCAATCTAAATCGGATCAAAGTCCCGTCACAGTCGCTGATTATG GCTCGCAAGCACTTGTAAGTTTTGTCCTACAGAGGGAACTTTCTTCTCAACCATTTTCATTGGTGGCTGAGGAG GATTCAGAAGATCTTCGTAAGGACGATGCTGTGGAAACTTTGGAGCGCATTACAAAGCTTGTCAATGACACTCTAGCTAGTGATGGATCATATGATGTGTCTCCTTTAACCAAAGAGGATGTTCTCAGGGCTATCGACAGCGGAAAATCTGACGGTGGTTCTCATGGTAGACATTGGGTGTTGGACCCCATAGATGGCACAAAAGG GTTTGTAAGAGGAGATCAATATGCAATTGCATTAGGAATGCTAGACGAAGGGAAAGTAGTATTAGGAACCCTGGCTTGTCCGAATCTTCCATTGACGTCTATTGCCGATGCCAAAAAAGATGCAACGCATGATGAAGTTGGTTGCCTCTTCTATGCTGAACTTGGTACCGGAACTTACATGCAGTCGCTAGATAGTTCATCAGCAGTGAAG GTACAAGTCAGTGCAATAGAGAATCCTGAAGAAGCATCATTCTTTGAATCATATGAAGCAGCCCATTCTATGCATGACTTATCCAGCTCAATTGCTAAA AACCTTGGAGTCAAAGCGCCGCCAGTAAGAATCGATAGCCAGGCAAAGTATGGTGCTCTATCGAGAGGAGATGGGGCCATATATCTGCGCTTTCCTCGTGCAGGCTACCGTGAGAAAATATGGGATCATGCTGCTGGCTATATAGTTGTGACAG AAGCTGGAGGAGTGGCCACAGATGCTGCAGGGAACCCATTAGATTTTTCAAGAGGAAGATATCTGGATCTCGACACAGGAATTATTGTTACCAATCAGAAGTTGATGCCATCGCTTTTGAAGGCGGTTAAGGAATCCCTCGAGGAGAAAGCTTCATCCTTGTGA